The window GCTGAACGGCATGCTCCTCTCGCTGAAGCGGAACGGTGTGCCGGATACCGTGGCCTACCTGACCGAAGAAGAGCTGGCCACGGCGGCGCGAGACCTGGAAGGGGTCGGCTACGATCCCGATACGGTGAACGTGGCCCTGACCGCCCCGCCAAGCCCGATTGAATATCATCACTTTGGTTGTAAATAAGGCGTGAGGGCCTGGCTCTGTTTCCCCTCCTTCGTCAGGAGGGGCCAAGGGGAGGTCGAATGTTTCAGGGGGCTAATTGGCTGGTGCGTCTCTCTTCCGCCCGATTTCCAATATTTTCCCTTGACTTGCCATAGAGTTTTCTATAGCCTTCCCCCCGATTTAGGTATCAACCACCCATCTTTCGTATGGGACGGCCGGTGAATCTAAATGCGGATGGGCAAGAAAGGCGTCACGTGCAAGATCTGAAGATCTGGCGGCAATCGGCCACCTTGTTCATCGTCTCTTATCGCACGGCTCACCGGGCGCACCTGTCCGGCGCAGATCATTCTTCACGTTCATTATTGAGGTATTAAGATGTTCGGCTCATTCGGCTGGATGGAGCTCATGCTGATTTTGATCATCGTGTTGATCATTTTCGGCGCCGGCAAATTGCCGCAGTTGGGCGAAGGGCTCGGCAAGGCCATCAAGGGATTCAAGAAGACCGTGCATGAGGCCGACGCCATCGATGTGACGCCGGGCGAGCCAGCGCCGCCCACGCAGATTGCCGCGCCGGCCCAGCCAGTGCCGCCACCGGCCGCGCCGGTGCAGCAGAGCGAACAGGCGAAACAGGGCTAACAACAAATGGGCAAGTGGTTAGAGGCACGGGGCTAGTGGAAAACCATCTCATAGCTGGTACCCCTCGCCTCTCGCCCCTCGCCTCGTGCCAAGGGTTACACGATGTTTGGATTAGGCGCCGGCGAAGTGCTCATCATTCTCGTGATTGCGTTTCTGCTCTTTGGGCCGAAGCAATTGCCGGAGGTGGGGCGGCAAGTCGGGAAGGCGGTCAAGGGATTTAAGGAAACGGCGGAAGACCTGCGGAAATCGGTGGAGCCAGAGCTCAACATGATTCAGCAGGAAGTGAAGATGGTCGAGCAGGACTTCCAAGCCTCCATGAAAGAAGCCGAAGAAGAGATCAACGCCGCTGGCCAGAAGCCGGAGCAGGGCCAAAAGTCGATCAACGAGGCGAATCAGGTCTGAATGATTTAGGTAAGGGGTGAGTGTCGAGAGGAAAGAGGAAAGAGGAATAAGGAGGAGTGGAACGCAAGTGCAAGGGTTCATCCTCTAGCCCCGTGCCCCAGGCCTCGTGCCTAGTCAGAAACGAGATTTTACGAGCTAAAACGAACAGGGTCGTGTAGAAGTGTCGTCGAGAGGCAGCAGACGAAAGGGTGCAGGGAAGGCCCTTTCGGAATGGCATCCAGGAAGTCGATGGATGCCATCATAGTGGCAGTAGTTGGATCGCAAGTCGGCAGCCTGTCTGTGGGAGTGGAGCCACCAGGGGCTGTCATCCAATTCACAGGAGGAACGCTATGAGAAGAAGCAAGGAAGCAGCAAAGTGGGTGCTGGCAGCGGCCCTATTGGGGGCGATGCCGGCGGGTCAGGCCTTGGCCGATCCGCCCGTGGCGCCGAAGGTGATCGATTCACCGACCAATGTCCCGCCGGTCCCCCGCGCGATGCCGGATCTGATTCCCTACTGGAATTTCGATCCGCCCAAGAGCCCCTTGTTCGACCTCAGCAAGCTCACCGTCTCCGGTGATGCGCGTGTTCGTGCAGAGTCCCGCAAGAACGGGAATTTCGGGCAGGATGGAAGAAAGAATGCGGATTCGTTCGTCCAACAGTGGGCACGGCTCGGCCTGAACTACGCCGTGTCGCAAGATGTGGATATGTTCACCCAGCTCCAGTATTCCAAGAACTGGGGCGGTGCCGGATCGTCCGCCGGAGCGGCAAATGATTCGGGGAACCAGATCGGAAGTCCCACAAATGTCAGCGGGACTACCACCACCGGCAGTGGCAGCGTTCTCGGTGTCCGCCAGGCCTTCATCATGATCCGCAACCTGGGTGTGGATGGATTGAGCCTGAAGGTGGGCCGTCAGTTGGTCGTGATGGGCAACCATCGTTTATTTGGTCACTTCGATTGGAACAATCAGGCCTTCTCGCATGACGGTATCACGATGCAGTACAACCAGCCCACCTATGAAGTCTGGGCTGGCTGGTTGCATGAAGCGAATTCTGATGCAACTACTTCTGGTGCGTCAGCCGGTGCGGTGAGTTCAGCGGCATCCGGCGGTGCCAATGCCGATCTTTTCTTTACACGCCTGGTTTTCAAGCCGATCGCTGGCTTGGCGATCGAACCACTCTGGGTGTGGCAGAACAACAAGACGGGCACAGCTACGACTGTGACTACTGCGCATGCTCCAGGGCAGAGCCGGCATACCCTCGGTGGCCGGGCCGCCTATCGGAATGGCATGTTTGACGGTACGTTTGAGAGCTATTGGCAGACCGGGCATTTTGATGCGGCCAATCAACAGAATATCAGCATCAATGCGGTCGCCATGGCGGTGGAAGGTGGTATCACGTTGCAGGATGTGCCAACCACGCCGCGCCTGGGCTTGGAGTTTAACT is drawn from Nitrospira sp. and contains these coding sequences:
- the tatA gene encoding twin-arginine translocase TatA/TatE family subunit; translated protein: MFGSFGWMELMLILIIVLIIFGAGKLPQLGEGLGKAIKGFKKTVHEADAIDVTPGEPAPPTQIAAPAQPVPPPAAPVQQSEQAKQG
- a CDS encoding twin-arginine translocase TatA/TatE family subunit, with protein sequence MFGLGAGEVLIILVIAFLLFGPKQLPEVGRQVGKAVKGFKETAEDLRKSVEPELNMIQQEVKMVEQDFQASMKEAEEEINAAGQKPEQGQKSINEANQV
- a CDS encoding alginate export family protein encodes the protein MRRSKEAAKWVLAAALLGAMPAGQALADPPVAPKVIDSPTNVPPVPRAMPDLIPYWNFDPPKSPLFDLSKLTVSGDARVRAESRKNGNFGQDGRKNADSFVQQWARLGLNYAVSQDVDMFTQLQYSKNWGGAGSSAGAANDSGNQIGSPTNVSGTTTTGSGSVLGVRQAFIMIRNLGVDGLSLKVGRQLVVMGNHRLFGHFDWNNQAFSHDGITMQYNQPTYEVWAGWLHEANSDATTSGASAGAVSSAASGGANADLFFTRLVFKPIAGLAIEPLWVWQNNKTGTATTVTTAHAPGQSRHTLGGRAAYRNGMFDGTFESYWQTGHFDAANQQNISINAVAMAVEGGITLQDVPTTPRLGLEFNYASGDNGTCNATTNPSGCQGNANTFENLYPTNHIVMGYADRMAWRNMVGYSGSVQLNPTQQSHLETRYWVFRKANQNDCWYTASQACQSSASTTSNSLYKELDVIYTLFFKGNKVAWQTGYSYLWAGKGMDQIVVASGNGPSALNSQWMYTQLQVNF